From Candidatus Syntrophoarchaeum caldarius, the proteins below share one genomic window:
- a CDS encoding membrane protein containing DUF318, transmembrane produces MKGEKEMGKIGKKEERKDKYHGVYFLIFVVCLYIVLAFIEPDNVIKSLKSSETLLIEIVPVILLVIFFMGIMNYIVNPKTIRKYVGEGSGIKGWLLSISAGILSHGPVYVWYPLLKDLRNHGMRIGLIAAFIYSRAIKIPLLPLMIYYFGFMFVVLLTIYMIIAAVIQGKIIEIVIE; encoded by the coding sequence GTGAAGGGCGAGAAAGAGATGGGGAAAATAGGAAAAAAAGAAGAAAGAAAGGATAAATATCATGGCGTGTACTTCCTGATCTTTGTTGTATGTTTATACATTGTTCTTGCTTTCATTGAGCCCGATAACGTGATAAAATCGCTCAAATCAAGTGAAACTTTACTCATCGAGATCGTCCCAGTAATACTACTTGTAATATTTTTTATGGGGATCATGAATTATATCGTCAATCCAAAAACCATCAGAAAGTACGTGGGGGAAGGATCCGGAATCAAAGGGTGGTTGTTATCCATATCCGCAGGGATCCTCAGCCACGGACCCGTCTATGTCTGGTATCCGCTATTGAAAGATCTTCGGAATCATGGAATGCGGATCGGCTTGATTGCAGCTTTTATTTATAGCAGGGCTATTAAAATTCCGCTATTGCCGCTGATGATCTATTATTTTGGGTTTATGTTCGTGGTGTTGCTGACAATTTATATGATTATTGCCGCGGTTATACAGGGTAAGATTATTGAGATTGTAATAGAATAA